Proteins encoded together in one Cardiocondyla obscurior isolate alpha-2009 linkage group LG07, Cobs3.1, whole genome shotgun sequence window:
- the LOC139104346 gene encoding uncharacterized protein, producing the protein MLIGAELFWQMLCVGQVRATHEHSTLQRTRMGWVLAGRLGDARESPGVCALHASVNNAELHDSLSKFWELEEVTETRCELATEVECEKHFMNTVETDESGRYTVQLPVRAGALASLGSSRDIAIRRFCNLEKRMARDGQFRQAYVRFMTEYANLGHMRIIKSREIDKPGAVYLPHHGVCKGGNAGAKLRVVFDASCKTSKGNSLNDAFLKGPTIQQELTSILIRFRLWRYVFSADVVKMYRQIRVHASQTHLQRIVWRESPNDPLQTYELLTVTYGTTSAPFLATRCLQHLAERHVGEWPVGSKHMLRDFYVDDLLTGANTLIEATRVRDQIGEILKRGRLELSKWMANHEALLPRDGLPGDGISSLADNGECRILGIRWDPVTDEFAIEPTDEAQGGRVTKRAVLAEIARLFDPLGILGPLIVQAKLILQETWQTKIEWDETLPPDLHRRWTEFRERLPQLKGMRVPRWVGAASAREVQLHGFCDASERAYGACLYVRTSTADGQHRITLLTAKSRVAPVRAVSLPQLELSAALLLAKLVEKTREALEFKKERIVL; encoded by the coding sequence ATGCTAATCGGCGCCGAGCTGTTTTGGCAAATGTTATGCGTGGGGCAAGTGCGGGCCACGCATGAACATTCAACGCTTCAACGGACGCGGATGGGGTGGGTGCTGGCCGGGCGTTTAGGCGACGCGCGAGAGTCTCCGGGGGTCTGCGCGTTGCACGCGTCGGTGAACAACGCGGAGCTGCATGACAGCCTAAGCAAATTTTGGGAACTCGAGGAGGTTACCGAGACCCGGTGTGAATTGGCGACCGAGGTAGAATGCGAGAAGCATTTCATGAACACGGTGGAAACCGACGAGTCCGGAAGATATACCGTCCAACTTCCGGTGAGGGCGGGCGCGCTTGCGTCACTGGGGAGTTCGCGGGATATCGCCATCAGGCGATTTTGCAACTTAGAGAAGCGAATGGCGCGAGACGGGCAGTTCAGGCAGGCATACGTCAGATTCATGACCGAGTATGCAAACCTCGGGCATATGCGCATAATAAAATCCCGCGAAATTGACAAACCGGGCGCTGTATACTTGCCGCATCACGGCGTGTGCAAGGGCGGTAACGCGGGAGCCAAATTGCGAGTTGTATTCGACGCGTCTTGCAAAACAAGTAAGGGAAACTCGCTGAACGACGCCTTTCTAAAGGGACCGACGATACAACAGGAATTGACATCGATATTAATTCGGTTCCGACTCTGGCGATACGTCTTTTCGGCGGACGTGGTCAAGATGTACCGACAGATACGCGTGCACGCCTCACAAACGCATCTACAACGCATTGTGTGGCGTGAATCTCCGAACGATCCGCTGCAAACGTATGAGTTGCTCACGGTGACTTATGGGACGACGTCGGCGCCGTTTCTGGCGACCCGGTGCCTGCAGCACCTGGCGGAACGGCACGTCGGAGAGTGGCCGGTCGGATCGAAACACATGCTGCGAGACTTTTACGTCGACGATCTGCTAACTGGCGCGAATACATTGATCGAAGCGACGCGCGTCCGTGATCAGATCGGAGAGATTTTGAAGCGAGGCAGGCTCGAATTAAGCAAGTGGATGGCGAATCACGAGGCGCTGCTACCGCGCGACGGATTGCCGGGTGACGGGATATCGTCGCTGGCGGACAACGGAGAGTGTAGAATCTTGGGAATCCGGTGGGATCCGGTGACGGATGAATTCGCGATTGAGCCGACCGACGAGGCACAAGGGGGACGGGTTACGAAGCGCGCGGTTCTCGCAGAGATTGCCAGGTTATTTGATCCGCTCGGAATATTAGGGCCATTAATAGTACAGGCAAAATTAATCCTGCAAGAAACCTGGCAGACGAAAATCGAGTGGGACGAGACACTGCCGCCGGATCTCCATCGACGGTGGACGGAATTCCGAGAGCGATTGCCTCAATTAAAGGGGATGCGAGTTCCGCGGTGGGTGGGCGCCGCGAGTGCACGTGAAGTACAATTGCATGGATTTTGcgacgcgagcgagcgcgcgtacGGTGCGTGCCTATACGTGCGGACGAGCACGGCGGACGGACAGCACCGTATCACATTGTTAACGGCAAAATCGCGTGTCGCGCCGGTTAGGGCCGTGTCGTTGCCGCAACTCGAACTTAGCGCGGCATTACTCCTGGCGAAATTAGTAGAAAAAACGCGCGAAGCACTAGAgtttaagaaagaaagaatagtTTTGTGA
- the LOC139104347 gene encoding uncharacterized protein: MQALLERVSSLSRIMRIVTYCRRVITAKRDRPATVNITPVELRGALHAIVRCVQRDAFPAEYRKLSEGKELPRRSDIRTLTPFMDEERVIRVGGRLRNATIPFDARHPILLPRKNELTTRIIRAEHVNALHAGAETTLAMVRQRFWPIAARSAVRNVIKKCMICFKCAPTLSQTILGDLPARRVNVSRPFTYTGIDYAGPILVKEHKRRNAKLTKAYIAVFVCFTVRAVHLELVSDLTAEAFLATFKRFMSRRGRPECVYSDNGRTFVGADKQIKEMAEFVRSETTEPIIREFLSERGINWKFIPPYAPHFGGLWEAAVKSAKTHLNRVVGQAHLTFEECTTVLCKIESILNSRPLAPLSADANDLSCITPGHFLVGAALCSFPVPDITHLPEGRLVRWQRVEQLRQHFWKRWSEEYLHTLIQRTKWTASRGVPIAAGQLVLVQQPGLGPLQWILARVKETHPGADGVVRAATLTTGKGEIKRATARLAVLPLETDEPTIARA, from the coding sequence ATGCAGGCACTCTTAGAAAGAGTTTCTAGCCTGAGCAGAATAATGCGAATCGTCACGTATTGCCGGCGTGTGATAACAGCGAAGCGCGACAGACCCGCGACCGTAAATATCACACCGGTGGAATTAAGAGGCGCACTACATGCTATAGTGAGATGCGTACAGCGTGACGCGTTTCCCGCAGAATATCGAAAATTGAGTGAGGGTAAGGAATTACCGAGGCGAAGCGATATTAGAACTCTAACGCCGTTCATGGACGAAGAACGGGTAATCCGTGTAGGTGGAAGACTAAGGAATGCGACTATTCCTTTCGACGCGCGGCATCCGATACTGCTGCCAAGAAAAAACGAATTAACAACGCGCATTATACGAGCCGAACATGTTAATGCGCTGCATGCTGGTGCCGAGACCACACTCGCGATGGTCCGCCAGCGATTTTGGCCGATCGCGGCCCGCTCGGCGGTAcgcaatgtaataaaaaagtgTATGATTTGTTTTAAATGCGCTCCGACACTGTCTCAAACCATACTAGGAGACCTGCCCGCGAGGCGAGTAAATGTATCGCGACCGTTTACATACACCGGCATCGACTATGCCGGCCCAATCCTTGTGAAAGAGCATAAACGACGCAATGCTAAGCTGACGAAGGCGTACATTGCAGTCTTCGTCTGCTTTACCGTCAGGGCGGTGCATCTGGAGCTCGTGAGCGATTTGACCGCGGAGGCCTTTCTCGCAACGTTCAAAAGATTTATGTCGCGACGAGGACGACCCGAATGCGTGTATTCAGATAACGGGAGAACCTTTGTAGGCGCGGACAAGCAAATAAAAGAGATGGCTGAATTCGTGCGGAGCGAAACAACCGAGCCCATAATTCGCGAATTTCTTAGTGAGCGTGGAATTAACTGGAAATTTATTCCGCCCTACGCGCCGCACTTTGGCGGTTTGTGGGAAGCGGCAGTCAAGTCGGCAAAGACACATTTAAACCGCGTGGTAGGACAAGCGCATCTAACTTTTGAGGAATGCACAACGGTACTATGCAAGATTGAATCCATTTTAAACTCGAGGCCACTCGCGCCACTTAGCGCAGACGCGAACGATCTGAGTTGCATCACGCCGGGTCATTTTTTGGTTGGTGCGGCTCTGTGTAGCTTTCCTGTTCCAGATATCACCCATCTGCCGGAGGGGCGCTTGGTGCGGTGGCAACGAGTGGAACAGCTCCGCCAACATTTTTGGAAGCGTTGGAGCGAGGAGTACTTACACACTCTAATCCAGCGCACGAAATGGACCGCGAGCAGGGGCGTACCGATAGCGGCGGGACAGCTGGTGCTCGTGCAACAACCGGGATTGGGACCATTGCAATGGATTCTGGCCAGAGTCAAGGAGACGCACCCGGGCGCGGACGGAGTGGTGCGAGCCGCAACGCTGACCACCGGAAAGGGAGAAATCAAGCGAGCCACAGCCAGACTTGCGGTGCTCCCGCTCGAGACGGACGAACCGACGATCGCGCGAGCATAA
- the LOC139104400 gene encoding LOW QUALITY PROTEIN: uncharacterized protein (The sequence of the model RefSeq protein was modified relative to this genomic sequence to represent the inferred CDS: deleted 2 bases in 1 codon; substituted 2 bases at 2 genomic stop codons), with translation MDEFQYEYLEMDDEEEIIGEIYQADQVSSDEVAATFIVDKKVQDDLDLIALVESNPRLYAKGKAGYKNALEKEMAWVSIGKALKHPLSGSDAKHRWDTLRNLYSRARREILLLKQQQGRSGSGVDNVSYENLLTPQSLAIHQFMGHLYVARKTVSNYNKHTSSAPDSLSSSKNILPLRNLSKSLLTKRSRLSSSDSDKSTSLQDLSVDSPICKENLVTNILNSKXSNFPQKTXLLIRNTSNISLKISDNKSIDSFASDNYTFRVPALDIKRKKTDVEIESVIKETLQSISAACSALPTFLKASSKAGTEEENLMSFLSLGFKRVPAEQKIRCMIQMLEVLESFQQK, from the exons ATGGATGAATTTCAATACGAATATTTGGAGATGGATGACGAAGAAGAGATAATCGGAGAAATCTATCAAGCTGACCAAGTATCATCAGACGAAGTTGCAGCAACATTTATA GTTGATAAGAAAGTCCAAGATGACTTGGACTTGATAGCGCTTGTTGAGAGCAATCCTAGACTTTATGCCAAAGGAAAAGCAGGCTACAAGAATGCactagaaaaagaaatggcaTGGGTTTCTATTGGCAAAGCCCTAAAACATCCACTTAGTG GATCAGATGCAAAACATAGATGGGATACACTGCGAAATCTTTATAGTCGTGCAAGACGagaaattttgttattaaaacaaCAACAAGGGCGATCAGGTTCAGGGGTAGATAATGTATCATACGAAAACTTGTTGACACCGCAAAGTTTGGCTATACATCAATTCATGGGTCATCTATATGTTGCACGAAA GACAGTCTCTAATTACAACAAACATACATCATCTGCACCAGACTCTTTGTCTAgttctaaaaatatacttcCTCTCAGAAATCTCTCCAAATCATTATTAACAAAGCGTTCACGACTATCTAGTTCAGATTCAGACAAATCGACATCATTACAAGATTTGTCAGTAGACTCTCCCATTTGTAAAGAAAACTTGGTTACCAACATTTTAAATAGTAAGTGATCAAATTTTCCACAGAAAACTTAACTTTTGATTAGAAATACTTctaacatttctttaaaaatttcagATAATAAGAGTATTGATAGTTTTGCAAGTGATAATTACACATTCAGAGTACCTGCTTtggatataaaaagaaaaaagacagatGTTGAAATAGAATCTGTGATTAAAGAAACGTTACAATCAATATCAGCAGCTTGCTCAGCTTTGCCAACATTTCTGAAAGCATCTTCCAAGGCAGGCacagaagaagaaaatttaatgtcATTTTTGTCACTTGGATTTAAACGTGTACCTGCAGAACAGAAAATAAGATGTATGATCCAGATGTTAGAAGTACTGGAATCATTTCaacaaaagtaa